In Channa argus isolate prfri chromosome 23, Channa argus male v1.0, whole genome shotgun sequence, the following are encoded in one genomic region:
- the si:ch211-284k5.2 gene encoding sperm axonemal maintenance protein CFAP97D1 isoform X2, with protein MATTPRPANTQQNTTSCWFPLRVCSYYHRGSMHRSYQPMKPVTNRYLQQRWDQNNYENHRRRVTDALPVVDTKGVRTPAHIQLKLKKLQLHHERLSAIDRDNRRLTSKVADIFGSKGLVDHQNQYHLRSLNADRRREELLSISRQNQAIYHRITSRQSEYRHQLWLDDWERAERWREDISRYPRGPAEKQRSCRKVKFAAAEDGERSTSCSNTSTNRS; from the exons ATGGCGACAACCCCCAggcctgcaaacacacaacaaaacaccaCCTCTTGCTGGTTTCCACTGAGAGTGTGCAGCTATTACCACAGGGGCAGCATGCACAGGTCATACCAACCGATGAAGCCCGTCACCAACCGCTACCTGCAGCAGCGATGGGACCAGAACAACTACGAAAACCACCGCCGAAGG GTGACTGATGCCCTGCCTGTAGTGGACACCAAGGGCGTGAGGACACCAGCCCACATCCAGCTAAAACTTAAAAAGCTGCAG CTGCATCATGAGCGACTGTCGGCCATTGACAGAGACAATCGGCGGTTGACCTCCAAAGTGGCCGACATCTTTGGCTCTAAAGGTCTGGTTGACCACCAGAACCAGTATCACCTGAGGAG TCTGAATGCtgacaggaggagggaggagctCCTATCGATCAGCCGTCAGAATCAGGCAATTTACCATCGAATCACATCCCGTCAGTCAGAGTACCGCCACCAGCTGTGGCTGGATGACTGGGAGAGGGCAGAGCGTTGGCGGGAAGACATTTCCCGGTACCCCCGAGGCCCCGCAGAGAAACAG agGTCGTGTAGGAAGGTGAAGTTTGCAGCTGCGGAGGACGGCGAGCGGTCAACAAGCTGCAGCAACACCAGCACCAACAGGTCCTGA
- the si:ch211-284k5.2 gene encoding sperm axonemal maintenance protein CFAP97D1 isoform X1, producing the protein MATTPRPANTQQNTTSCWFPLRVCSYYHRGSMHRSYQPMKPVTNRYLQQRWDQNNYENHRRRVTDALPVVDTKGVRTPAHIQLKLKKLQLHHERLSAIDRDNRRLTSKVADIFGSKGLVDHQNQYHLRSCYIQGHEVSRMTWGRHPWPSCVSDGRQCAVRGKLSKYASIRVWLLIFPPSLNADRRREELLSISRQNQAIYHRITSRQSEYRHQLWLDDWERAERWREDISRYPRGPAEKQRSCRKVKFAAAEDGERSTSCSNTSTNRS; encoded by the exons ATGGCGACAACCCCCAggcctgcaaacacacaacaaaacaccaCCTCTTGCTGGTTTCCACTGAGAGTGTGCAGCTATTACCACAGGGGCAGCATGCACAGGTCATACCAACCGATGAAGCCCGTCACCAACCGCTACCTGCAGCAGCGATGGGACCAGAACAACTACGAAAACCACCGCCGAAGG GTGACTGATGCCCTGCCTGTAGTGGACACCAAGGGCGTGAGGACACCAGCCCACATCCAGCTAAAACTTAAAAAGCTGCAG CTGCATCATGAGCGACTGTCGGCCATTGACAGAGACAATCGGCGGTTGACCTCCAAAGTGGCCGACATCTTTGGCTCTAAAGGTCTGGTTGACCACCAGAACCAGTATCACCTGAGGAG CTGCTACATCCAAGGTCATGAGGTTTCCAGGATGACGTGGGGACGACACCCCTGGCCCAGCTGTGTCTCAGACGGCAGGCAGTGTGCGGTGagaggcaaactatcaaagtaTGCATCCATCAGAGTGTGGCTTTTGATTTTTCCTCCCAGTCTGAATGCtgacaggaggagggaggagctCCTATCGATCAGCCGTCAGAATCAGGCAATTTACCATCGAATCACATCCCGTCAGTCAGAGTACCGCCACCAGCTGTGGCTGGATGACTGGGAGAGGGCAGAGCGTTGGCGGGAAGACATTTCCCGGTACCCCCGAGGCCCCGCAGAGAAACAG agGTCGTGTAGGAAGGTGAAGTTTGCAGCTGCGGAGGACGGCGAGCGGTCAACAAGCTGCAGCAACACCAGCACCAACAGGTCCTGA